A stretch of the Rhinoderma darwinii isolate aRhiDar2 chromosome 3, aRhiDar2.hap1, whole genome shotgun sequence genome encodes the following:
- the LOC142750631 gene encoding olfactory receptor 1496-like — MKVKKKEHDENNQTVVTEFLLLAFQVSQDLRLLLFCLLLVVYYGTLCGNLLIITLVSIRTNLHTPMYFFISLLSINDILLASDIVPNMLHILLDNGGTITFINCLTQFYFFGISEAFECFLLTVMSYDRYVAICNPLRYTSIMTSGHCVILVAISWFLGFSISLINIVTTSELSFCGPNIIDHFFCDLVPLLELACSDTFIVQLVIYLQSIPVIFIPTTIIGMSYTYIILAILRIPSSTGRQKAFSTCSSHLIVVSIFYSTLFSVYIFPTKGQTVTISKILSLLYTVITPFINPIIYSLRNKDIRKAIQVTLHKHVIW, encoded by the exons ATGAAAGTAAAGAAGAAAGAACATGAT GAGAACAATCAGACGGTGGTCACTGAGTTTTTACTCTTAGCTTTTCAAGTCAGTCAAGATTTAAGACTTTTACTTTTCTGTCTTCTCCTGGTGGTTTACTATGGGACATTATGTGGGAACCTCCTGATCATCACCCTGGTGTCCATCAGAACGAACCTCCACACTCCAATGTACTTCTTCATCTCACTACTGTCCATCAATGACATCTTGTTGGCCTCAGACATTGtccccaacatgctccatattctACTGGATAACGGGGGGACCATTACTTTTATTAACTGTTTGACTCAGTTTTATTTTTTCGGTATCTCAGAAGCATTTGAATGTTTTCTCCTCACAGTGATGTCCtatgacagatatgtggccatctgTAATCCCCTTCGTTACACATCTATCATGACAAGTGGACATTGTGTGATATTGGTCGCCATCTCTTGGTTTCTCGGATTTTCCATTAGTTTAATAAACATCGTTACAACATCAGAGCTGAGTTTCTGTGGACCAAATATCATTGACCATTTCTTCTGTGATCTTGTTCCTTTATTAGAACTTGCCTGTTCTGATACCTTCATTGTTCAACTGGTAATTTATTTGCAGAGCATTCCAGTTATTTTCATTCCAACCACAATCATTGGAATGTCTTATACTTACATTATTTTAGCAATATTAAGGATTCCATCCAGTACTGGTAGacagaaagccttctccacctgtagctcccacctcatTGTGGTATCCATATTTTACTCGACTTTGTTCAGTGTCTATATTTTCCCAACAAAAGGACAAACAGTCACCATCAGTAAAATCCTATCCCTGCTCTACACTGTGATTACTCCTTTCATAAACCCCATTATATACAGTCTACGGAATAAAGACATTAGGAAAGCCATACAGGTAACCCTACATAAGCATGTGATCTGGTAA
- the LOC142750632 gene encoding olfactory receptor 1500-like, translating to MKPVKNLTMITEIHLLGFWSLHQLNVLLFILFFLIYYVIISGNMMVILLVTRSRSLQSPMFFFLTQLSLSDSLIATSIIPNTLYVVIDNEATITFTGCLTQFYFFSASLALESFLLTGMSYDRYLAICYPLQYNNIMDYLFCMKFILFSWVLSFSVILNHVLAICNLQFCGPNVIDHYFCDLAPLLELSCSDTFIVQVEVTLLVIPMALVQFLLVIVSYVYIIFTILRIPSVTGRQKAFSTCSSHLSVVSMYYGNLLCTYLIPTRGQSLTASKVLSLLYTVVIPCINPIIYSLRNRDIKEAFLRFIMLMR from the coding sequence ATGAAGCCAGTTAAGAATTTGACCATGATCACTGAGATCCATCTTCTGGGTTTTTGGAGCCTCCACCAGCTGAATGTTTTGCTCTTCATTTTGTTTTTCTTGATTTACTATGTAATAATAAGTGGGAACATGATGGTAATCCTACTAGTAACTCGCAGCCGGAGCCTCCAGTCTCCAATGTTCTTCTTCCTCACACAGCTCTCCCTATCTGACTCATTGATAGCCACCAGTATAATACCCAATACACTTTATGTAGTCATAGACAATGAGGCCACCATCACCTTTACCGGCTGCCTAACCCAGTTTTATTTCTTTAGCGCCTCACTGGCATTGGAATCCTTCCTTCTTACTGGGATGTCCTATGACAGATATCTAGCCATTTGTTACCcattacaatataacaatataatGGACTATTTATTTTGTATGAAATTCATATTATTTTCTTGGGTATTGAGTTTTTCTGTGATATTAAATCACGTCCTAGCGATCTGTAATTTACAGTTTTGTGGACCCAATGTCATTGACCATTACTTCTGTGATCTTGCTCCTCTGCTTGAACTTTCTTGTTCGGACACCTTTATTGTACAGGTAGAAGTCACCTTACTGGTCATCCCTATGGCTCTCGTTCAATTCCTTTTAGTCATTGTGTCATATGTTTATATCATTTTCACCATCTTAAGAATCCCGTCAGTCACTGGTAGACAGAAGGCTTTCTCCACCTGCAGCTCCCACTTGTCAGTGGTGTCCATGTATTACGGAAACCTTCTCTGCACATATCTTATTCCAACACGGGGACAGTCATTAACTGCAAGTAAAGTCCTGTCTCTGCTGTATACTGTAGTCATTCCCTGTATTAATCCCATTATATATAGTTTAAGAAATAGAGACATAAAGGAGGCATTTTTAAGATTTATCATGTTGATGAGGTGA